From Actinopolyspora lacussalsi, a single genomic window includes:
- a CDS encoding succinate dehydrogenase / fumarate reductase iron-sulfur subunit (product_source=KO:K00240; cath_funfam=1.10.1060.10,3.10.20.30; cog=COG0479; ko=KO:K00240; pfam=PF13085,PF13183; superfamily=46548,54292; tigrfam=TIGR00384), giving the protein MTAPTTDANSDTAAVDLPSDAPPIPEGATMVTVKIERYNPEVDDDLHWESYRIPALPSDRVLNLLHYIKWYIDGTLTFRRSCAHGVCGSDAMRINGVNRLACKVLMKDMFAKKGETTITVEPIKGLPVEKDLLVNMEPFFEAYKAIKPYLVATGNDPTRERIQSVAERERFDDTTKCILCAACTTSCPVYWSEGSYFGPAAIVNAHRFIFDSRDEAAEERLDILNDIDGVWRCRTTFNCTDACPRGIQVTKAIQEVKRALMFRRR; this is encoded by the coding sequence ATGACCGCCCCCACCACCGACGCGAACAGCGACACGGCCGCCGTCGACCTGCCCTCGGACGCTCCCCCGATCCCGGAGGGCGCGACGATGGTCACGGTCAAGATCGAGCGCTACAACCCGGAGGTCGACGACGACCTGCACTGGGAGTCGTACCGCATTCCGGCGCTGCCCAGCGACCGCGTGCTCAACCTGCTGCACTACATCAAGTGGTACATCGACGGCACGCTGACCTTCCGGCGTTCCTGCGCGCACGGCGTGTGCGGTTCGGACGCCATGCGGATCAACGGTGTCAACCGGCTGGCGTGCAAGGTCCTGATGAAGGACATGTTCGCCAAGAAGGGCGAGACCACCATCACGGTGGAGCCGATCAAGGGCCTTCCGGTCGAGAAGGACCTGCTGGTCAACATGGAGCCCTTCTTCGAGGCGTACAAGGCGATCAAGCCTTACCTCGTCGCCACCGGGAACGACCCGACGCGGGAGCGGATCCAGTCGGTCGCCGAGCGGGAGCGGTTCGACGACACGACCAAGTGCATCCTCTGCGCGGCCTGCACCACCTCGTGCCCGGTCTACTGGTCGGAGGGCTCCTACTTCGGGCCGGCGGCGATCGTCAACGCGCACCGGTTCATCTTCGACAGCAGGGACGAGGCCGCCGAGGAGCGGTTGGACATCCTCAACGACATCGACGGGGTGTGGCGCTGCCGCACCACGTTCAACTGCACCGACGCCTGCCCGCGTGGTATCCAGGTGACCAAGGCGATCCAGGAGGTCAAGCGGGCACTGATGTTCCGCAGGCGCTGA
- a CDS encoding hypothetical protein (product_source=Hypo-rule applied; superfamily=81345; transmembrane_helix_parts=Inside_1_6,TMhelix_7_29,Outside_30_43,TMhelix_44_66,Inside_67_76) yields the protein MRITRGMALFLLAFGVWSWLLWPTFLRNILGDEQSWSDGAPTAFLWVHVVIAVVSLVLGTVIGVFGLRAYLASRRG from the coding sequence GTGCGAATTACCCGTGGTATGGCGTTGTTCCTGCTGGCCTTCGGGGTCTGGTCCTGGTTGCTGTGGCCCACCTTCCTCCGGAACATCCTCGGTGACGAGCAGTCTTGGTCGGACGGGGCGCCGACGGCGTTCCTGTGGGTGCACGTGGTGATCGCGGTGGTCTCGCTCGTGCTGGGAACCGTGATCGGTGTGTTCGGTTTGCGCGCCTACCTCGCGAGCAGGAGAGGTTGA
- a CDS encoding D-alanyl-D-alanine carboxypeptidase (penicillin-binding protein 5/6) (product_source=KO:K07258; cath_funfam=3.40.710.10; cog=COG1686; ko=KO:K07258; pfam=PF00768; superfamily=56601; transmembrane_helix_parts=Inside_1_11,TMhelix_12_34,Outside_35_377,TMhelix_378_400,Inside_401_422) yields MSTAATRLPVRLATAVLAAILSMGLFVPTGAATMNRTRSSCPNATLPPSPVDSSEVPAPGEPTPKPLPVPEEPIGGPGMGHCGVVIPPEAPAPPKRVSSATWIVAELDSGKVLAAKNPHGRYRPASVIKVLTGLVAARELELSDTITATESDAAVEGSAVGLEPGVDYTVRQVLTGLILQSGNDAAHALARKIGGTGETVRRMNELAERLRARDTRAATTSGLDGPGMSTSAYDMALILRAALNDPEFARPAGTRRTRLPAPSGQPPVRIASDSDVMRDYPGAVFGKTGFTNDARHTRVVAAERNGRELVAVLLRGEHRPVDLSEQAAALLDYGFRLNGDRVVGKLVARRAPEPSTTSTADTAVEAAQRTSEPESDRFPRTGVGLLILLVVAMLLLVAALRLQRARRQAESATRRDDSEDSG; encoded by the coding sequence GTGTCCACAGCAGCCACTCGCCTACCGGTCCGACTCGCCACGGCAGTGCTGGCGGCGATCCTGTCGATGGGACTGTTCGTGCCCACGGGCGCGGCAACGATGAACCGGACGCGGTCGAGCTGTCCGAACGCCACGCTGCCTCCCTCACCTGTGGACAGCTCGGAGGTACCCGCGCCGGGAGAACCCACCCCGAAGCCGCTTCCGGTCCCGGAGGAACCGATCGGCGGGCCCGGAATGGGGCACTGCGGCGTCGTGATCCCGCCGGAAGCCCCCGCACCGCCGAAGCGGGTGAGCTCGGCCACCTGGATCGTGGCGGAGTTGGACAGCGGGAAAGTGCTGGCTGCCAAGAACCCGCACGGCAGATACCGTCCCGCCTCGGTGATCAAGGTTCTGACAGGGCTCGTCGCCGCACGCGAGCTGGAGCTCTCCGACACGATCACGGCCACCGAGTCCGACGCGGCGGTCGAGGGCAGCGCGGTGGGGCTGGAGCCGGGTGTCGACTACACGGTGCGCCAAGTGCTGACGGGACTGATCCTGCAGTCGGGCAACGACGCCGCGCACGCGCTGGCACGAAAGATCGGCGGCACCGGGGAAACCGTGCGGCGCATGAACGAGCTCGCGGAACGACTGCGCGCCCGCGACACCAGAGCCGCCACCACCTCCGGGCTCGACGGTCCGGGTATGAGCACTTCGGCCTACGACATGGCACTGATCCTGCGCGCCGCGCTGAACGACCCGGAATTCGCGCGCCCGGCGGGCACCAGGCGCACCCGGCTCCCCGCACCGTCCGGCCAACCGCCGGTGCGCATCGCCAGCGACAGCGACGTGATGCGCGACTATCCCGGGGCGGTTTTCGGCAAGACCGGTTTCACCAACGACGCCCGGCACACCAGGGTCGTCGCGGCGGAGCGGAACGGTCGCGAACTGGTCGCGGTGCTGCTGCGTGGCGAACACCGCCCGGTGGACCTGTCCGAGCAGGCTGCCGCGCTGCTCGACTACGGCTTTCGCCTAAACGGGGACCGAGTGGTCGGCAAACTCGTAGCACGACGGGCACCCGAACCGAGCACCACCTCCACCGCCGACACCGCGGTCGAAGCGGCACAGCGGACGTCGGAGCCCGAAAGCGACCGGTTCCCACGCACGGGGGTCGGTCTCCTGATACTGCTGGTGGTGGCGATGCTGCTGCTCGTGGCCGCACTGCGGCTCCAGCGCGCCCGCAGGCAAGCCGAGAGCGCTACCCGGCGGGACGATTCGGAAGACAGCGGCTGA
- a CDS encoding membrane protein (product_source=KO:K07058; cog=COG1295; ko=KO:K07058; pfam=PF03631; superfamily=52210; tigrfam=TIGR00766; transmembrane_helix_parts=Inside_1_53,TMhelix_54_76,Outside_77_112,TMhelix_113_135,Inside_136_159,TMhelix_160_182,Outside_183_201,TMhelix_202_224,Inside_225_235,TMhelix_236_258,Outside_259_267,TMhelix_268_290,Inside_291_345) produces the protein MVDRSQPARTAREQPSPGRFELLRARYPRLDRLVRAAQRYQSHYGDYYAAAITYFSVLALVPLLMIVFAVAGFVLTSDPDLLRRLQSAISEAVPSPQLSQLINDIVDEAIKQAGAVGIIGLLAALYSGLGWMTNLREALTAQWGQGPTALSFLKRTLADLLSLIGLGVAMAVSFGISALGGGVGRMLFRLAGIENNAWVGLVLWLLAVLLSLAASWLVFLWVLARLPRQPVTLRSAVWGALFAAVGFEVLKQVGVVYLNSLSGSPAAAAFGPILGLLVFAYLTSRFLLFVTAWTASARENQPVAAVEPPPPAVIRPVVPPRRGTGAAVGVFGLGTLLGWLLRGRR, from the coding sequence GTGGTCGACCGTAGTCAACCGGCACGCACCGCCCGGGAGCAGCCGAGCCCCGGCAGGTTCGAGCTGCTGCGGGCGCGTTACCCCCGGTTGGATCGGCTGGTCCGGGCCGCGCAGCGGTATCAGAGCCACTACGGGGACTACTACGCGGCCGCGATCACCTACTTCAGCGTGCTGGCGCTCGTGCCGCTGCTGATGATCGTGTTCGCGGTGGCCGGTTTCGTGCTGACCAGCGATCCCGACCTGCTGCGACGCCTCCAGTCGGCCATCTCCGAAGCCGTGCCCAGCCCACAGCTGAGCCAGTTGATCAACGACATCGTCGACGAGGCGATCAAGCAGGCGGGCGCTGTCGGGATCATCGGTCTGCTGGCCGCGCTGTACTCGGGTCTGGGATGGATGACCAACCTGCGTGAGGCGCTCACCGCCCAGTGGGGGCAGGGGCCGACGGCTCTGTCCTTTCTCAAGCGGACCCTCGCCGATCTGCTCTCACTGATCGGGCTCGGGGTGGCTATGGCGGTCTCGTTCGGGATCAGCGCGCTGGGCGGCGGGGTGGGCAGGATGCTGTTCCGGCTGGCGGGCATCGAGAACAACGCCTGGGTGGGCCTCGTGCTGTGGTTGCTGGCCGTGCTGCTGTCGCTGGCGGCCAGCTGGCTCGTCTTCCTGTGGGTGCTCGCCCGGCTCCCCAGGCAACCCGTGACACTGCGCAGCGCGGTGTGGGGGGCGCTGTTCGCCGCTGTCGGGTTCGAGGTGCTCAAACAGGTCGGTGTGGTGTACCTGAACAGCCTCAGCGGCTCACCGGCGGCAGCCGCGTTCGGCCCCATCCTCGGGTTGCTGGTGTTCGCCTACCTGACTTCCCGGTTCCTGCTGTTCGTCACCGCCTGGACCGCCTCCGCCAGGGAGAACCAGCCCGTGGCGGCCGTGGAGCCGCCGCCACCTGCCGTGATCCGCCCGGTGGTGCCGCCCCGACGCGGCACGGGTGCGGCCGTGGGGGTGTTCGGGCTCGGGACCCTGCTCGGTTGGCTGCTGCGCGGGCGGCGCTGA
- a CDS encoding tryptophanyl-tRNA synthetase (product_source=KO:K01867; cath_funfam=3.40.50.620; cog=COG0180; ko=KO:K01867; pfam=PF00579; superfamily=52374; tigrfam=TIGR00233) gives MHTESSVTTESGSVTTESGGSTARPRVFSGIQPTAGSFQLGNYLGALRNWIALQETHDAFYCVVDLHSITIAKDPEELRANTRNAAAQLLALGIDPERSTLFVQSHVAEHTQLGWVLECLTGFGEASRMTQFKDKSARQDDEHVSVGLFTYPALMASDILLYGTDVVPVGEDQRQHLELSRTLAQRFNSRFGSTFVVPDAHIPEDTARIFDLQDPTSKMSKSIPSGVVEFMEDPKRTAKKVRSAVTDNERDIRYDPENKPGVSNLLVIYSGMTGRSVAELETAYEGSGYGDLKKDLGAVLVDFLTPFQQRVAEYLDDPAELDKVLRRGAERARAVASRTLRDAYDRVGFLPPAG, from the coding sequence GTGCACACCGAGAGTTCCGTTACCACCGAGTCCGGCTCCGTGACCACCGAATCCGGCGGGTCCACCGCGCGTCCCCGCGTGTTCTCCGGCATCCAGCCCACGGCCGGCTCCTTCCAGCTCGGTAACTACCTCGGAGCGCTGCGCAACTGGATAGCGTTGCAGGAAACCCACGACGCCTTCTACTGCGTGGTGGATCTGCACTCGATCACCATCGCCAAGGACCCCGAGGAACTGCGCGCCAACACCCGCAACGCGGCCGCCCAGCTGCTGGCGCTGGGGATCGATCCCGAACGCAGCACGCTGTTCGTGCAGAGCCACGTCGCGGAGCACACCCAGCTGGGCTGGGTGCTGGAGTGCCTCACCGGCTTCGGCGAGGCCTCCCGCATGACGCAGTTCAAGGACAAGTCCGCGCGGCAGGACGACGAGCACGTCAGCGTCGGGCTGTTCACCTACCCGGCGCTGATGGCCTCCGACATCCTGCTCTACGGCACCGACGTGGTGCCGGTCGGTGAGGACCAGCGCCAGCACCTGGAACTCAGCCGCACGCTCGCGCAGCGGTTCAACTCCCGGTTCGGCTCCACCTTCGTCGTCCCCGACGCCCACATCCCCGAGGACACGGCCCGCATCTTCGACCTGCAGGACCCGACCTCGAAGATGAGCAAGTCGATCCCCTCCGGCGTCGTGGAGTTCATGGAGGACCCCAAGCGCACCGCCAAGAAGGTGCGTTCGGCGGTGACCGACAACGAACGCGACATCCGTTACGACCCGGAGAACAAGCCCGGGGTGAGCAACCTGCTGGTGATCTACTCGGGGATGACCGGCAGGTCCGTCGCCGAGCTGGAGACGGCCTACGAGGGCAGCGGCTACGGCGACCTGAAGAAGGACCTCGGCGCGGTGCTCGTCGACTTCCTCACCCCCTTCCAGCAGCGGGTGGCCGAGTACCTGGACGATCCGGCCGAGCTCGACAAGGTTCTGCGGCGCGGTGCCGAGCGTGCTCGGGCGGTGGCCTCGCGGACCCTGCGGGACGCCTACGATCGCGTGGGTTTCCTACCTCCGGCGGGCTGA
- a CDS encoding hypothetical protein (product_source=Hypo-rule applied; cleavage_site_network=SignalP-TM; superfamily=53686; transmembrane_helix_parts=Outside_1_36,TMhelix_37_59,Inside_60_74): MRAGAWSSMLAMTLLITGAPAQAATETVRAQATPLDALSTPVGLGAVVIGVIGMIAGTLRRKKVPVQPENQRRS, encoded by the coding sequence GTGCGCGCAGGCGCGTGGTCGTCGATGCTCGCGATGACGCTGTTGATCACCGGTGCTCCGGCGCAGGCGGCCACCGAAACAGTGCGAGCGCAGGCCACCCCGCTCGACGCGTTGAGCACTCCGGTGGGCCTCGGCGCCGTCGTGATCGGCGTGATCGGGATGATCGCGGGCACGTTGCGGCGCAAGAAGGTCCCGGTTCAGCCCGAGAACCAGCGCCGGAGCTGA
- a CDS encoding hypothetical protein (product_source=Hypo-rule applied) — MGLFDWFTGTKRPEQGVKPRSSQEVYQALMSVNRPDASYEVRDGRPEGVDLVCEWRVMNPYWYEYFRIFSEREFYSILLRFDPDQREIRSTDHKWTIDWVRGVPQVVHGAEFERGQAKSVKAVWALRKGEDGKRRWERQATFSTSEMKNPLRKAVTDCGWTWRGVSFAKL; from the coding sequence ATGGGGTTGTTCGACTGGTTCACCGGTACCAAGCGGCCCGAGCAGGGGGTTAAACCGCGTTCGTCGCAGGAGGTCTACCAGGCGCTGATGTCGGTCAACCGGCCCGACGCCTCCTACGAAGTGCGTGACGGGCGCCCCGAGGGTGTCGATCTGGTGTGCGAGTGGCGGGTCATGAATCCGTACTGGTACGAGTACTTCAGGATATTCAGTGAGCGCGAGTTCTACAGCATCCTGCTGCGGTTCGATCCGGATCAGCGGGAGATCCGCTCCACGGATCACAAGTGGACGATCGACTGGGTCCGCGGTGTTCCACAGGTCGTGCACGGGGCCGAGTTCGAACGAGGACAGGCCAAGAGCGTCAAAGCCGTGTGGGCGCTGCGGAAAGGTGAGGACGGAAAGCGACGCTGGGAACGTCAGGCGACCTTTTCGACCTCGGAAATGAAGAATCCGCTCCGAAAAGCCGTCACCGATTGTGGTTGGACCTGGCGTGGAGTGAGTTTCGCGAAGTTGTGA
- a CDS encoding hypothetical protein (product_source=Hypo-rule applied; transmembrane_helix_parts=Inside_1_34,TMhelix_35_57,Outside_58_241), which translates to MADSAAADEEWRETAEPEPPRRAEGPARWGPRRTLAVVAIALAVGVAGSLSVTAITSGSATGRMGGPGGGAAFSGSSGGGFGGMGQPGSAGNGDTAESGAVLSDAMHGEFTVRTEQGSYRTKRVQRGTLTAVGDAEITVRSGDDYRRDYTVNSETVVDSGQTSLDELEQGRSVTVVATLSEDDATATTISGQRSGNGSGNSTGDGGFPGRGGNSGQGGDSGGSGNAPGGGPGSGSEDSGDD; encoded by the coding sequence ATGGCAGACAGTGCCGCGGCGGACGAGGAGTGGCGCGAAACCGCCGAGCCGGAACCGCCCCGTCGTGCGGAAGGCCCCGCGCGGTGGGGGCCACGGCGTACGCTCGCCGTGGTCGCGATCGCGCTCGCGGTCGGGGTCGCGGGCAGTCTGTCGGTCACCGCGATCACTTCCGGCTCCGCTACGGGGCGGATGGGCGGTCCCGGAGGTGGTGCCGCCTTCAGCGGGAGCAGCGGTGGTGGCTTCGGGGGAATGGGCCAACCGGGCAGTGCGGGGAACGGGGACACCGCGGAGTCCGGGGCCGTCCTGTCGGACGCGATGCACGGTGAGTTCACCGTGCGGACCGAGCAGGGGAGCTACCGCACGAAGCGGGTGCAGCGTGGCACGCTCACCGCCGTCGGCGACGCGGAGATCACGGTGCGAAGCGGTGATGACTACCGGCGTGACTACACCGTGAACTCCGAGACCGTCGTCGACAGCGGTCAGACCTCGCTCGACGAGCTGGAACAGGGGCGGTCCGTCACGGTCGTCGCGACGTTGTCGGAGGACGACGCGACGGCCACCACGATCAGTGGTCAGCGGTCCGGGAACGGTTCGGGGAACAGCACCGGAGACGGCGGTTTTCCCGGTCGGGGTGGGAACAGCGGCCAGGGTGGTGATTCCGGCGGTTCCGGAAACGCGCCCGGCGGTGGTCCGGGAAGCGGTTCCGAGGATTCCGGGGATGACTGA
- a CDS encoding 4-amino-4-deoxy-L-arabinose transferase-like glycosyltransferase (product_source=COG1807; cog=COG1807; pfam=PF13231; superfamily=51905; transmembrane_helix_parts=Inside_1_34,TMhelix_35_57,Outside_58_110,TMhelix_111_133,Inside_134_139,TMhelix_140_162,Outside_163_165,TMhelix_166_183,Inside_184_189,TMhelix_190_207,Outside_208_211,TMhelix_212_231,Inside_232_237,TMhelix_238_260,Outside_261_316,TMhelix_317_334,Inside_335_346,TMhelix_347_369,Outside_370_372,TMhelix_373_395,Inside_396_401,TMhelix_402_419,Outside_420_428,TMhelix_429_448,Inside_449_454,TMhelix_455_477,Outside_478_659) yields the protein MDTLLAGRQSSPSPNEPTRRSHPWRALRGRSSDPAWVRPALLLLLAVAALLYAWGLGSSDWANGFYSAAVQAGTQSWQAWLFGSSDAANAITVDKPPAALWPMVLSARIFGLSSWSILLPQALAGVLTVGLLYATVRRCAGPTAGLLAGAVQLLTPVAVLMFRFNNPDALLVLLLVAAAYCVVRATERASPLWLSLAGVAIGFGFLTKMLQAFVVLPVFAAVYLLAAPIAWWKRLSHLAVAGLSVLVSAGWYIALVEFWPSSNRPYIGGSQHDSLWELTVGYNGLGRLTGEEAGGLGNTNSDMGWNRLLGAEMGDQIGWLLPAALILLAAGLWMTRRAPRTDPTRVNLLLWGGWLVLTGVIFSYANGIIHSYYAVALSPAVAALVGIGGTMLWHNREDPRTRLTLAGTVLITVTVGALLLRESTERHQWLVPAVVFLGTAAACLLLVVSRTSRALALSAVAAALVACLTLPTVCSVATAATPHTGVLPAAGFGGSDGFGGDGGGGGGGGDPGRGGGTPFGNGGFAGGGGGGGGGAFGISTPDDQLRELLLEDAESYSWVAATTGSSNAAGYQLATRQPVMAIGGFNGTDPYPTLGRFRELVEAGRIHYYIDASILGGMGGMTTGADNSATGTADRISQWVERNYEARTVNGTTVYDLGD from the coding sequence ATGGACACACTCCTGGCAGGGCGTCAGTCGAGCCCGTCCCCGAACGAACCGACCCGGCGTTCACACCCGTGGCGAGCACTGCGCGGCCGTTCGTCCGACCCGGCATGGGTTCGCCCGGCACTGCTGCTCCTGCTCGCGGTGGCGGCACTGCTCTACGCGTGGGGACTGGGCTCCTCGGACTGGGCCAACGGGTTCTACTCGGCCGCGGTGCAGGCGGGCACCCAGAGCTGGCAGGCATGGCTGTTCGGCTCCAGCGACGCGGCCAACGCGATCACCGTGGACAAACCGCCCGCCGCGTTGTGGCCGATGGTGCTCTCCGCACGGATATTCGGGCTGAGTTCGTGGAGCATCCTGCTGCCACAGGCGTTGGCCGGGGTGCTGACGGTGGGGCTGCTCTACGCCACGGTGCGCCGTTGCGCGGGACCGACGGCGGGACTGCTGGCCGGTGCGGTGCAGCTGCTCACCCCGGTGGCGGTGTTGATGTTCCGCTTCAACAACCCCGACGCGCTGCTGGTGCTGTTGCTGGTGGCCGCGGCCTACTGCGTGGTGCGCGCCACCGAACGGGCGAGCCCGCTCTGGCTCTCCCTCGCCGGAGTCGCCATCGGGTTCGGCTTCCTGACCAAGATGCTGCAGGCGTTCGTGGTGCTGCCCGTGTTCGCGGCCGTGTACCTGCTGGCGGCACCGATCGCGTGGTGGAAGCGGCTCTCGCACCTGGCGGTCGCTGGACTGAGCGTGCTGGTCTCGGCGGGGTGGTACATCGCGCTCGTCGAATTCTGGCCGAGCTCGAACCGTCCCTACATCGGAGGGTCGCAGCACGACAGCCTGTGGGAACTGACCGTCGGTTACAACGGACTCGGGCGGCTGACCGGTGAGGAGGCCGGCGGGCTGGGCAACACCAATTCCGACATGGGCTGGAACCGGCTGCTGGGAGCCGAGATGGGCGATCAGATCGGCTGGCTGCTTCCCGCTGCGCTGATCCTGCTGGCAGCCGGGCTCTGGATGACCCGACGGGCACCGCGCACCGACCCGACCAGGGTGAATCTGCTGCTGTGGGGTGGCTGGCTGGTGCTGACCGGGGTCATCTTCAGCTATGCCAACGGCATCATCCACTCGTACTACGCGGTGGCGCTGTCGCCCGCGGTCGCGGCACTCGTCGGAATCGGCGGCACCATGCTGTGGCACAACCGCGAGGACCCGAGAACGCGGCTCACGCTGGCGGGAACCGTGCTGATCACGGTGACGGTCGGTGCGCTGCTGCTGCGGGAGAGCACCGAGCGGCACCAGTGGCTCGTCCCCGCCGTGGTCTTCCTCGGAACGGCGGCCGCCTGCCTGCTGCTGGTGGTGAGTCGAACCTCCCGCGCGTTGGCGCTGTCGGCAGTGGCCGCCGCGCTCGTGGCGTGCCTGACGCTGCCCACCGTCTGCTCGGTGGCCACCGCGGCCACACCGCACACCGGAGTACTGCCGGCGGCCGGTTTCGGTGGTTCCGACGGTTTCGGAGGCGACGGGGGCGGCGGTGGCGGCGGGGGCGATCCCGGTCGCGGGGGTGGCACACCGTTCGGCAACGGTGGCTTCGCAGGGGGCGGCGGTGGCGGCGGTGGCGGCGCGTTCGGCATCAGCACGCCGGACGATCAGCTGCGCGAGCTGCTGCTGGAGGACGCGGAGTCCTACAGCTGGGTGGCCGCGACCACCGGCTCCAGCAATGCCGCCGGGTACCAACTCGCCACCCGCCAACCGGTGATGGCGATCGGCGGCTTCAACGGAACGGATCCCTACCCCACTCTCGGGCGGTTCCGGGAACTGGTCGAGGCGGGTCGGATCCACTACTACATCGACGCCTCGATCCTCGGCGGCATGGGCGGTATGACCACGGGGGCCGACAACAGCGCAACCGGGACGGCGGACCGGATCAGCCAGTGGGTGGAGCGGAACTACGAGGCGCGGACCGTCAACGGAACCACCGTCTACGACCTGGGCGATTGA